A single region of the Denticeps clupeoides chromosome 18, fDenClu1.1, whole genome shotgun sequence genome encodes:
- the sil1 gene encoding nucleotide exchange factor SIL1 yields the protein MLSAAALDWPRIQQRGGLEMRLVLWLLCLLFAAVAGEKPPSAVAVVEGSEPIGAGNGEARVDDEPDREDPEVFLPTSQWQTLKPGQAVPAGSHVRLNLQTGQREVKLDEDSGASKYVRDGQRLVNTQSPSFTAQELKEALKMFKEGVEDSRTPEEEASLKAKFRPIDELKRDMAELDMLMETDAQIMRRLITQFNNSNSTVEEKVKALVDLEYLVHQVDNAQNLVPMGGMKLVIDALNGTDFRLQESAAFVLGSAVSSNPAVQVEAVDGGALQKLLMLLATSRPMNVKKKVLFAVASLLRHFPYAQSHFLKLGGMQVLADLFQTAGGDALRLRIVTVIYDLIIEKELISQTGLDYIPDSSYQERLRQYDQVSLLPALPEQGWCHLVPELLASQDHDWREKTLRAILAMMPYCQSDYQQNSVLLSSLSTLQKQYQELVLIEQDLGEEDGYFGEILTLLDTVALIVQ from the exons ATGTTGTCGGCAGCAGCGTTAGATTGGCCGCGAATTCAGCAGAGAGGTGGACTGGAGATGAGGCTCGTCCTGTGGCTGCTGTGCCTCCTGTTCGCCGCCGTTGCCGGCGAGAAG CCGCCCTCGGCGGTCGCTGTTGTTGAAGGTTCGGAGCCGATCGGCGCAGGGAACGGGGAGGCGCGGGTTGATGACGAGCCCGATCGAGAAGATCCAGAGGTGTTCCTGCCTACCAGTCAGTGGCAAACACTCAAACCAG gccAGGCAGTTCCGGCAGGCTCCCATGTTAGACTGAACCTCCAGACTGGGCAGAGAGAGGTGAAGCTTGATGAAGACAGTGGCGCTTCAAAATATGTCAGAGATGGGCAACG ACTGGTAAACACGCAGTCTCCTTCCTTCACTGCACAAGAGCTGAAAGAAGCTCTGAAGATGTTCAAAGAAGGTGTGGAGGACTCCAGAACACCAGAA GAAGAGGCATCACTGAAGGCAAAGTTTCGACCAATAGATGAGCTGAAAAGAGACATGGCTGAGCTGGATATGCTCATGGAGACAGATGCCCAGATTATGAGGCGATTAATAACTCAGTTCAACAATTCCAATTCCACAGTAGAGGAAAAGGTCAAAGCTCTTGTTGACCTAGAATACCTTGTGCACCAG GTGGACAATGCTCAGAATCTGGTGCCCATGGGTGGAATGAAGCTGGTGATCGATGCTCTTAATGGCACAGATTTCCGTTTGCAAGAGAGTGCTGCTTTTGTGTTGGGTTCTGCTGTCTCCAG taATCCAGCAGTTCAAGTGGAGGCAGTCGATGGAGGTGCATTGCAGAAATTGTTGATGTTGCTTGCAACCTCACGGCCTATGAACGTTAAGAAAAAA gtattgTTTGCTGTTGCGTCACTGCTGCGCCACTTCCCTTATGCCCAGAGCCACTTCCTGAAACTTGGTGGGATGCAGGTCCTGGCAGATCTGTTCCAGACTGCCGGGGGAGATGCTTTGCGTTTGAGAATCGTCACGGTCATCTATGATCTGATTATTGAAAAG GAGCTGATCTCTCAGACTGGTCTCGACTACATTCCTGACTCTTCATATCAGGAGCGACTGCGCCAGTATGACCAGGTCTCCTTGCTGCCTGCGTTGCCAGAACAGggttggtgccacctggtgcCTGAACTCCTAGCCTCCCAGGACCATGACTGGCGGGAGAAGACCCTGCGTGCCATTTTAGCCATGATGCCCTACTGCCAGTCTGACTATCAACAGAACAGTGTCTTGCTGAGCTCCCTCAGTACCCTGCAGAAGCAGTACCAGGAACTGGTGCTCATTGAGCAGGACCTGGGGGAGGAAGATGGATACTTTGGGGAGATCCTCACGTTGCTAGATACAGTAGCACTGATAGTGCAATAA
- the spdl1 gene encoding protein Spindly: MESVANADPGIAQELRCKLRETEEALQKAAQYGLELLDDQLTLQNKLEEQRIEMTNALEALEQEKYSLHKEVELKTRMMESLKLDFDAMKKQYEQKLELLESEQGRRHAVELSDCRNKNEQMKAERDKAQLAERQLRHKLELQSQALSNKTEELRALTERAHETMSSEIMEMEAQRMELESHVVSLQQELQENQYKEQQLQLSNSSLQRHVQQLSEEKEEREREAVSYFNALEKAREDKQDLQIQLDQVLQKAQDVNGKGNSLFAEVEDKRAAMERQLISMKVQYQSLQKQHAFSRQELHRMKSQIAIMLRIQGVAANKEQMERLQNLLSEKNSEIEALAAKVQQLESEARRPSVQAAEIEFHDETYYIDLLKMKLSNSEKAAEQLKHELSLQRMKAISEGQRVLEMERKLFAVQQILKQTQSANLNLQIKVDELQMKYEPQELSTERVQKRRREKLPVGNATEGPQPSTKEPPSKKLELPEGVKAGTEPQAPASAEERPPVAPLLPVSATASNTSLPHESKRICISEEPPVIIPNPPRSPTEACSIKEKEDWDREEENRRGQRKRQPKCPAPIYAGTEETMERQCIQQ; encoded by the exons ATGGAG TCTGTTGCGAATGCAGATCCCGGAATCGCGCAGGAGCTGAGATGCAAGCTGAGGGAGACGGAGGAGGCCCTGCAGAAGGCCGCCCAGTACGGGCTTGAGCTTCTGGATGACCAGCTGACCCTTCAGAACAAACTGGAGGAGCAGCGGATCGAAATGACAAATGCCTTGGAA GCTCTGGAGCAGGAGAAGTACTCCCTCCACAAGGAGGTGGAGCTGAAGACCCGCATGATGGAAAGCCTGAAGTTGGACTTCGATGCTATGAAGAAGCAGTATGAGCAGAAGCTTGAGCTGCTTGAGTCCGAGCAGGGGAGGAGGCACGCCGTGGAGCTCAGTGACTGCAGGAACAAG aATGAACAGATGAAGGCAGAGCGAGACAAAGCCCAGCTTGCTGAGAGACAACTGAGACACAAGCTGGAGCTGCAGTCTCAGGCCCTGAGCAACAAGACCGAAGAACTTCGCGCCCTTACTGAGCGAGCTCATGAGACCATGTCCTCAGAGATCATGGAGATGGAGGCACAGCGAATGGAACTAGAGTCGCATGTG GTGTCCCTGCAACAGGAACTGCAAGAGAACCAGTACAAAGAACAGCAGCTGCAGTTGTCAAACAGCAGCCTGCAGCGGCACGTGCAGCAACTGTCCGAGGAGAAGGaagagcgcgagagagaggCAGTCTCCTACTTTAATGCACTGGAG AAAGCCAGAGAAGATAAACAAGATCTCCAGATCCAGTTAGACCAGGTCCTTCAGAAGGCACAGGATGTAAACGGCAAAGGCAACTCCTTATTTGCTGAG GTAGAGGATAAGAGGGCAGCAATGGAGAGGCAGTTGATCAGCATGAAGGTGCAGTACCAGTCCCTCCAGAAACAGCACGCATTCTCCAGACAGGAGCTGCATCGCATGAAG TCACAGATTGCCATCATGCTGCGCATACAGGGTGTTGCAGCAAACAAAGAGCAGATGGAACGTTTGCAGAACTTGCTCTCAGAGAAGAACAGCGAGATCGAGGCCCTTGCAGCAAAGGTGCAACAGCTTGAGTCTGAG GCCCGACGTCCAAGTGTGCAAGCAGCAGAAATTGAATTTCACGATGAGACCTACTACATAGACCTTCTAAAAATGAAACTATCCAATTCAGA AAAGGCTGCAGAACAGCTGAAGCATGAGCTGTCCTTGCAAAGAATGAAGGCCATCTCAGAGGGCCAGAGAGTATTGGAGATGGAGCGGAAGCTCTTTGCTGTTCAGCAGATCCTCAAACAGACCCAAAGTGCCAACCTCAACCTGCAGATCAAGGTGGATGAACTTCAGATGAAATATGAGCCTCAAG aACTGTCCACTGAACGTGTTCAGAAGCGCAGACGAGAGAAGCTTCCAGTAGGTAATGCAACAGAGGGCCCCCAGCCTAGCACAAAGGAGCCTCCTTCCAAGAAGCTGGAGCTCCCTGAAGGTGTGAAGGCTGGCACTGAGCCCCAGGCACCCGCTTCTGCTGAGGAAAGGCCTCCAGTGGCCCCACTGCTGCCTGTCAGTGCAACAGCTTCAAACACCAGTCTGCCACACGAGAGCAAGCGCATTTGCATCAGTGAGGAGCCACCAGTCATTATCCCAAACCCTCCCAG gtctCCAACAGAGGCCTGCTCAATCAAGGAAAAAGAGGACTGGGACAGAGAAGAGGAGAACCGGAGAGGGCAGAGGAAAAGGCAACCGAAGTGTCCTGCCCCCATCTATGCTGGCACTGAAGAAACCATGGAACGTCAGTGCATCCAACAGTAA
- the LOC114767997 gene encoding serine protease inhibitor Kazal-type 1-like isoform X2, with amino-acid sequence MRCFCASLLLYLSAFSLADDPVELDCNNDANFHCTRELNPVCGDDGLTYTTACVLCLENRARGTQTKIKYKGLCKITDFN; translated from the exons ATGAGGTGCTTCTGTGCTTCACTTCTGCTTTACCTGTCTG CTTTCAGTCTGGCTGACGACCCAGTAGAG CTTGACTGCAATAATGATGCTAATTTCCATTGCACTCGTGAACTCAACCCAGTCTGCGGGGATGACGGCCTCACTTACACCACAGCATGTGTTCTGTGTCTGGAAAACAG AGCGAGAGGAACCCAAACCAAGATCAAGTACAAGGGCCTGTGCAAGATCACAGACTTCAACTAA
- the LOC114767997 gene encoding serine protease inhibitor Kazal-type 1-like isoform X1, producing the protein MRCFCASLLLYLSAFSLADDPVEQLDCNNDANFHCTRELNPVCGDDGLTYTTACVLCLENRARGTQTKIKYKGLCKITDFN; encoded by the exons ATGAGGTGCTTCTGTGCTTCACTTCTGCTTTACCTGTCTG CTTTCAGTCTGGCTGACGACCCAGTAGAG CAGCTTGACTGCAATAATGATGCTAATTTCCATTGCACTCGTGAACTCAACCCAGTCTGCGGGGATGACGGCCTCACTTACACCACAGCATGTGTTCTGTGTCTGGAAAACAG AGCGAGAGGAACCCAAACCAAGATCAAGTACAAGGGCCTGTGCAAGATCACAGACTTCAACTAA
- the LOC114768628 gene encoding zinc-binding protein A33-like has translation MAAESTALQELRADLTCPVCLDLFRDPVLLDCGHHFCRRCVRRCWDATPGDERAACPRCRAPCRAREPRPDSLLGDVAETVRRATAGPRDPAGLCAEHREELKLFCEDDQAAVCLVCGLSRQHKAHDVVPVNEAHEKYKEKLCLALQSVEDQRKHASVCQLQNNDAILFIKERADVLERQVSTDFQRLHDFLSAEEKEVKEHLRRVKEEKLEQLNGSLTHITQQMSRLESSAQDIHAKLDQEERPELLTGIKDFIERVECGFEEGQRVRAELQVGEFVGPLQYRVWRKMVSVLDPVVEPVTLDPTTAYPCLHVSPCGRSVRVGSIQPCLPNNPERFTLYNIVLGSQPFSQGRHYWEVEVAGKTAWGLGIAAASVNRKEEISLCPEDGFWTMVLRNGSEYEACTSAEECPLTLTRQPGRVGVYLDYDRGQVSFYNAEDMSHIFSFSDACFEGQVYPYFNPWPIINGRNREPLIIRTLQL, from the exons ATGGCGGCGGAGTCCACGGCGCTGCAGGAGCTCCGCGCGGACCTCACGTGCCCCGTGTGCCTCGACCTGTTCCGCGACCCGGTCCTCCTCGACTGCGGCCACCACTTCTGCCGCCGCTGCGTCCGCCGCTGCTGGGACGCGACGCCCGGGGACGAGCGCGCCGCGTGCCCGCGGTGCCGCGCGCCGTGCCGCGCGCGCGAGCCGCGGCCCGACTCGTTGCTCGGCGACGTCGCGGAGACCGTGCGGCGCGCCACCGCGGGGCCGCGCGACCCCGCCGGCCTCTGCGCGGAGCACCGGGAGGAGCTGAAGCTGTTCTGCGAGGACGACCAGGCGGCGGTCTGCCTCGTGTGCGGACTGTCGCGGCAGCACAAGGCGCACGACGTCGTCCCCGTTAACGAGGCGCACGAAAAGTACAAG GAGAAACTGTGCCTCGCCCTCCAGAGTGTTGAGGACCAACGAAAACACGCCTCAGTCTGTCAATTACAAAACAACGATGCAATACTCTTCATTAAG GAGCGGGCAGATGTGCTGGAACGACAGGTCAGCACTGATTTCCAGCGGCTGCACGACTTCCTGTCGGCGGAGGAGAAGGAAGTGAAAGAGCACTTGCGGCGAGTCAAAGAGGAGAAACTTGAGCAGCTGAACGGCTccctcacacacatcacacagcagATGAGCCGACTGGAGTCCAGCGCGCAGGACATACACGCCAAACTGGACCAGGAGGAGAGGCCAGAATTACTCACT GGAATAAAAGACTTCATTGAGAG GGTGGAGTGTGGGTTTGAGGAGGGTCAGCGGGTACGAGCTGAGCTGCAGGTTGGAGAGTTTGTCGGACCATTACAGTACCGGGTCTGGAGGAAGATGGTTTCAGTCTTAGACCCAG TGGTGGAGCCGGTGACTCTAGACCCCACAACTGCGTACCCCTGTCTACACGTCTCCCCCTGCGGCAGGAGCGTTAGGGTGGGCAGCATTCAGCCCTGCCTCCCTAACAACCCTGAGCGCTTCACCCTCTACAACATTGTCCTTGGCAGCCAGCCCTTCTCCCAGGGGAGACACTactgggaggtggaggtggctgggaaGACCGCCTGGGGTCTGGGGATAGCGGCCGCTTCAGTCAACCGCAAGGAGGAGATCAGCCTGTGCCCAGAAGACGGCTTCTGGACGATGGTGCTGCGCAACGGCAGCGAGTATGAGGCTTGCACCAGTGCAGAGGAGTGCCCTCTGACCCTGACCCGCCAACCTGGGCGGGTGGGTGTGTACCTGGACTACGACCGCGGTCAGGTGTCTTTCTACAACGCTGAGGATATGAGTCACATATTCAGCTTCAGCGATGCTTGCTTCGAAGGGCAAGTCTACCCGTACTTCAACCCGTGGCCAATCATCAATGGGCGCAACCGCGAGCCTCTTATCATACGCACTTTGCAGTTATAA